The Candidatus Acidiferrales bacterium genome has a segment encoding these proteins:
- the fliP gene encoding flagellar type III secretion system pore protein FliP (The bacterial flagellar biogenesis protein FliP forms a type III secretion system (T3SS)-type pore required for flagellar assembly.): MKKIIALSLILVCFSVVVPSLHAQTSIPIPKVTLGVDKATKPQDVAVTLQILFFMTVLSLAPAILIMTTAFPRIVIALYFLKQALGTQTMPPSQLLIGLAMFLTFFVMAPTWSKVNDSAFQPYLKNEISIDSAYNAGVKPIRVFMLRQTREKDLAMMVHLANLDRPQTPDDLPTYVIIPAFAISEMRIGFEIGFLIFIPFLMIDMIVASILMSMGMMMLPPMMISLPMKILLFVLVDGWYLLVGSLVQSFK; encoded by the coding sequence ATGAAAAAGATTATTGCCTTGTCCTTGATTCTTGTTTGCTTCTCGGTGGTCGTGCCCTCCTTACATGCGCAGACTTCCATCCCGATTCCCAAAGTCACGCTTGGAGTCGATAAGGCGACGAAGCCGCAGGACGTCGCGGTCACTCTTCAAATACTTTTCTTCATGACGGTACTTTCTCTTGCGCCGGCAATTCTGATTATGACTACCGCTTTTCCAAGGATAGTCATCGCTCTTTATTTCCTCAAACAGGCGCTCGGCACTCAAACTATGCCTCCTTCGCAGCTTCTGATCGGGCTGGCGATGTTCCTGACCTTCTTTGTCATGGCACCGACCTGGAGCAAGGTTAACGATTCGGCTTTCCAGCCTTATTTGAAGAATGAAATCTCAATCGACTCGGCTTACAATGCCGGCGTTAAACCTATCCGCGTTTTTATGCTCAGGCAGACCCGCGAGAAAGATCTCGCCATGATGGTACATCTGGCAAACTTGGACCGCCCGCAGACTCCCGACGATCTACCGACCTATGTGATAATTCCTGCGTTCGCGATCAGTGAAATGCGGATCGGATTTGAAATAGGCTTCCTGATTTTCATCCCTTTCCTGATGATAGACATGATCGTTGCAAGCATTCTCATGTCCATGGGAATGATGATGCTTCCGCCAATGATGATTTCGCTTCCCATGAAAATACTTTTGTTTGTCCTGGTCGACGGCTGGTATTTGCTGGTCGGCTCGCTTGTGCAGAGTTTCAAATGA
- a CDS encoding flagellar basal body-associated FliL family protein: MAETVQQIADAARGTIAEKPAAKSKKPFMIISVVALQLVGAYFLVGFLLRHGGTDSQGATPSTKQVAVTQRGGADPSFDHVYIVKDLIVNPAGTNGLRFLLTTVGLEVTSEETVKELEKRDVQIHDSIIGILSSKTLPELDEAVSRDSLKISIKSQVNKELMTGSVINVYFSKFIIQ, from the coding sequence ATGGCGGAAACAGTTCAACAAATCGCAGATGCTGCACGCGGGACGATTGCCGAAAAACCCGCGGCCAAATCCAAGAAGCCATTCATGATAATTTCCGTCGTGGCTTTACAATTGGTAGGTGCATATTTCCTTGTCGGATTCCTGCTTCGACATGGTGGCACGGACTCTCAAGGGGCGACGCCATCGACCAAGCAGGTGGCCGTTACTCAGAGAGGTGGAGCCGATCCAAGTTTTGATCATGTTTATATCGTGAAAGATCTGATCGTAAACCCCGCGGGGACAAACGGGTTGAGATTTTTATTGACCACGGTCGGATTGGAAGTAACTTCGGAGGAGACCGTCAAGGAATTGGAAAAGCGGGATGTTCAAATTCATGATTCGATCATAGGGATTTTGTCCAGTAAAACCTTGCCGGAGCTTGACGAGGCGGTATCGAGGGACAGCCTGAAGATTTCCATAAAGTCACAGGTCAACAAAGAGTTGATGACGGGTTCGGTGATCAATGTTTATTTCAGCAAGTTCATAATTCAGTGA
- the fliR gene encoding flagellar biosynthetic protein FliR gives MNFYAEKFVIFLLVFIRTASMFATAPLYGNQAIPGQLKIWAAAFFAFAIFPLIASANPTISLDLGSLIILGIQEAIVGSAIGFSLGIIFHGVVYAGDLFGIVMGFSISSVIDRQNGFNVPVIGQFEYIVAIFIFLILDGHLFLVEALKMSYTAVPVSGLKISEGVVSTFVHLTGMVFLTAIKVGAPVIVSLFLTDVLMGIISRMVPQLNVFFVGMPLKAGIGLFTIMASLPFFVFVFGKLLGAFERDVIEMVRLM, from the coding sequence ATGAATTTCTACGCAGAAAAATTCGTGATCTTCTTGCTGGTCTTTATCAGAACTGCATCGATGTTTGCCACTGCGCCGTTGTATGGTAACCAGGCAATCCCCGGACAACTCAAGATCTGGGCGGCGGCATTTTTCGCATTTGCAATTTTCCCGTTGATCGCATCCGCCAATCCGACGATATCGCTTGATCTCGGCTCGCTCATTATCCTGGGAATCCAGGAAGCCATCGTGGGCTCGGCAATAGGATTTTCCCTTGGAATTATTTTTCACGGCGTCGTTTATGCCGGAGACCTTTTCGGGATTGTCATGGGTTTTTCAATATCAAGCGTGATCGATCGCCAGAACGGGTTCAACGTTCCGGTCATCGGCCAGTTTGAGTACATCGTCGCGATATTCATCTTCCTCATTTTGGATGGGCACCTTTTCCTCGTGGAAGCATTGAAGATGAGCTACACTGCTGTACCAGTATCTGGATTGAAGATAAGCGAAGGGGTCGTGAGTACGTTTGTTCATCTGACGGGCATGGTTTTCCTGACGGCAATAAAAGTCGGAGCGCCGGTTATCGTTTCCCTGTTCCTCACCGATGTCCTGATGGGAATAATTTCAAGAATGGTTCCGCAGCTTAATGTGTTTTTTGTCGGAATGCCGCTCAAAGCCGGCATCGGGCTCTTTACGATTATGGCTTCGCTTCCTTTTTTCGTTTTTGTTTTTGGAAAACTGTTGGGCGCTTTCGAGAGAGATGTAATCGAAATGGTTAGGCTGATGTGA
- the flhB gene encoding flagellar biosynthesis protein FlhB — MAEQSFQEKTEPATPKRRRELKRDGRVAKSIELTTAAVLLIGTVIMYMLGRQFVAQIADIMRDFLSLSHGYDLNEGNLGALAFSLLLRFVLIVGPILLVVMIAGVTTNLLQSGFLLTLKPLRPKGNTFNPANGIKKLGFSQRSMMELTKSIFKLSLVGLFGYFTVRNLLSSSVKLTDSSPSEIFAFMGTSAFSVAMKVSSAFVALAGVDYYFQRRKFEREIRMTKQEVKEEHKQEEGDPAVKGRIRREMIKRHRMRMMQAVPKADVVVTNPTHYAVAIKYDAKEMPAPKVVAKGKDFIAQKIKEIAIENNVPIVEDKPLAQVLYKTVEIDGQIPPDLFRAVAQILAYIYQMKSRSPGNRKPRLRRN, encoded by the coding sequence ATGGCTGAGCAGAGTTTTCAAGAAAAAACCGAACCGGCAACGCCGAAACGGCGTCGGGAGTTGAAACGTGACGGCAGAGTTGCCAAGAGTATCGAACTCACCACAGCAGCAGTGCTTTTGATTGGAACGGTGATCATGTATATGCTCGGCAGACAATTTGTTGCACAGATTGCGGACATCATGAGAGATTTCCTCTCTCTTTCTCATGGATACGATCTGAACGAAGGTAATCTCGGTGCACTTGCATTTTCTCTTTTGCTGAGGTTTGTCTTGATCGTCGGGCCCATTCTTCTCGTGGTAATGATTGCGGGCGTCACAACGAACTTATTGCAGTCGGGCTTTCTTTTGACTTTGAAACCTCTCCGGCCCAAAGGAAACACTTTCAATCCGGCAAACGGGATTAAGAAATTGGGATTTTCTCAGCGGTCCATGATGGAATTGACTAAAAGCATTTTCAAATTAAGCCTCGTCGGATTGTTCGGATATTTTACCGTCAGGAATCTTCTATCAAGTTCCGTGAAACTCACGGACAGCTCACCTTCTGAAATTTTTGCGTTCATGGGGACAAGCGCATTTTCGGTCGCGATGAAGGTCTCATCGGCTTTCGTGGCGCTTGCAGGCGTCGACTATTATTTCCAGCGGAGAAAATTTGAGCGTGAGATAAGAATGACCAAGCAGGAAGTAAAGGAAGAGCACAAGCAGGAAGAAGGCGATCCGGCAGTCAAGGGAAGAATCCGCCGCGAGATGATTAAACGGCATCGGATGAGAATGATGCAGGCTGTGCCGAAGGCAGACGTTGTTGTGACGAACCCTACGCACTATGCAGTCGCTATCAAATACGACGCAAAGGAAATGCCGGCTCCAAAAGTCGTTGCAAAAGGCAAAGATTTTATTGCGCAGAAGATCAAAGAGATTGCGATCGAAAACAATGTTCCTATCGTGGAAGATAAACCGCTCGCCCAAGTTCTGTACAAGACGGTCGAGATCGACGGACAGATTCCGCCGGATCTGTTCAGGGCAGTGGCACAGATACTTGCTTATATATATCAAATGAAATCGCGTTCACCCGGAAATAGAAAACCAAGATTGAGAAGAAATTAG
- a CDS encoding flagellar FlbD family protein, with product MIRLTQINGEEIVVNAELIETIEKAHDTIVTLTTTRRIRVKDEVDVIIDKVVEYRRRVALPKVENKSES from the coding sequence ATGATTCGACTTACTCAGATAAATGGAGAGGAAATCGTCGTCAATGCGGAGCTGATAGAAACAATTGAAAAAGCTCACGACACAATTGTCACTCTGACGACGACACGGAGGATCAGGGTCAAGGATGAAGTCGATGTTATTATTGACAAGGTAGTTGAATACCGACGAAGAGTGGCATTGCCAAAGGTGGAAAACAAGTCGGAGAGTTAG
- the fliN gene encoding flagellar motor switch protein FliN encodes MADEKKQASEIVKQPKESSPSAKSIKDPAFENLSDANRGDSNGPSGKENKIDLLLDLNLNVSVELGKTSMVIKDILELGRGSIIEFDKLVSEPVDILVNGRKMAEGEVVVVDKHFGIRITSMVDPVERLKGLKK; translated from the coding sequence ATGGCAGACGAAAAAAAACAGGCATCCGAAATCGTAAAGCAACCCAAAGAAAGCAGTCCTTCCGCCAAAAGCATAAAGGACCCTGCATTTGAAAATTTGTCCGATGCAAACCGCGGTGACTCTAACGGTCCGAGCGGGAAGGAAAATAAGATCGATCTACTTCTCGATTTAAATCTCAACGTGAGTGTAGAACTCGGGAAGACCTCCATGGTCATTAAAGATATCCTTGAATTGGGACGCGGATCAATTATTGAGTTCGACAAGCTTGTTAGCGAGCCCGTCGACATCCTTGTTAATGGGAGGAAAATGGCGGAGGGTGAAGTTGTGGTAGTCGATAAACATTTTGGAATTCGGATAACCAGCATGGTTGATCCTGTCGAGAGGCTGAAAGGACTGAAGAAGTAG
- a CDS encoding flagellar hook-basal body complex protein has protein sequence MPFSGSLTSAVSGLTNHQTMMDTIANNIANVDTIGFKSSRVTFSEAFDQILRNATGPTALSGGTNPIQVGLGMTVQSIDTLMSQGNLETTGQTTDLALQGDGFFIVNLNGDQYYTRAGAFQFDGTGRLVDPGTGAIVQGKVADAQGDLPVGSAVQDISIPFGQKSPAKASTYIKLTGNLDSSQTPLGTILKSNSVFAIDNGSYDVEGLLAADNGGGNNHIVTGMVPDSTTLTVTVDGTANTYTYVSVDSGNGKGDFHTLQDLVNEINYSLNQQFGGTSPLTASVDAATGTIKIVNGDATNTHSVQITSTNPVLQSAMEAANPKTLAVNGGTLTTQEFSHVATSADLLTDLRNALGKSMGIQNNDDIDINAKVNDTSVTQGVLQVTGASTTYGDLAKSVNAAFGISNSTGTTIDPDTGALTINGDGGSAHAITNVDITDGTTPSTGFDGVFSASPGDWSQTQAATDVQQNISTTIYDSLGDQYNVTLAFTRDVTRPNTWTWKASVSDPAEITGGGSGTAVFNNDGSLNTFTFDDGSTTLQINPRKVGDAANLSADLISLSLNVGAKGDFSGLTQMSGASTTVSGQQDGYGLGTLTSESIDQNGKIIGEFSNGTTRTLGEVMVATFDNPGGLIRKGGNLYGVSASTGNAIIGEAGTAIPAQVVSGSLEQSNVDLATELSNMIVAERGYQANAQVITTSSSMLSDLVNSIR, from the coding sequence ATGCCATTCAGCGGTTCTCTCACCTCAGCTGTTTCCGGTCTAACGAATCATCAAACAATGATGGACACGATCGCAAACAATATCGCGAACGTTGATACGATCGGTTTCAAGTCAAGCCGGGTCACGTTCAGCGAAGCGTTTGATCAAATCCTGCGAAACGCGACCGGACCGACCGCACTCAGCGGCGGAACAAATCCGATTCAAGTCGGTCTCGGAATGACCGTCCAATCTATTGACACACTAATGAGTCAGGGAAATCTCGAAACCACCGGCCAGACCACCGATCTTGCTCTACAAGGAGATGGTTTCTTCATCGTAAACTTGAACGGCGATCAATACTATACTCGCGCCGGTGCGTTCCAGTTCGATGGAACGGGAAGATTGGTCGATCCCGGTACAGGCGCCATCGTCCAGGGAAAGGTTGCCGATGCTCAAGGCGATTTGCCTGTCGGCTCTGCGGTCCAGGATATATCGATTCCTTTTGGACAGAAGTCACCTGCAAAAGCGTCGACCTACATAAAACTTACGGGAAACCTTGATTCCTCTCAGACGCCACTTGGGACAATCCTTAAATCAAATTCGGTCTTTGCTATCGACAACGGTAGTTATGATGTCGAAGGACTCTTAGCTGCGGACAACGGCGGTGGAAACAACCACATCGTAACCGGCATGGTGCCTGATTCAACCACCCTGACCGTGACTGTTGATGGAACAGCAAACACATATACCTATGTCTCCGTGGATTCCGGGAATGGGAAAGGGGACTTTCACACACTGCAGGATCTTGTGAATGAAATAAACTACAGCTTGAATCAGCAATTTGGTGGTACATCGCCTCTTACCGCTTCAGTTGATGCCGCGACGGGTACGATTAAAATAGTGAACGGTGATGCTACCAACACACATTCGGTACAGATAACAAGCACCAACCCGGTGCTTCAATCTGCAATGGAAGCTGCGAATCCGAAAACATTGGCGGTGAACGGCGGAACTCTTACCACGCAGGAATTCTCGCACGTAGCGACGTCCGCAGACCTTCTGACAGATTTGAGAAATGCTCTGGGTAAAAGCATGGGGATTCAAAACAACGACGATATCGACATTAATGCAAAAGTAAACGACACTTCCGTTACACAAGGCGTGCTGCAGGTAACCGGTGCGAGCACCACCTACGGTGACCTCGCTAAAAGTGTCAATGCCGCTTTCGGAATTTCAAATTCTACCGGCACGACGATAGATCCTGATACGGGTGCATTGACAATCAACGGAGATGGCGGCTCGGCTCATGCGATTACTAACGTCGATATAACCGACGGGACAACTCCTTCAACCGGATTCGACGGCGTTTTCAGCGCGAGTCCGGGAGACTGGAGCCAGACCCAGGCGGCGACAGACGTCCAGCAGAATATTTCCACGACGATCTACGATTCGCTCGGCGATCAATATAACGTTACACTTGCATTCACGCGCGACGTTACCCGTCCGAACACTTGGACGTGGAAAGCTTCCGTTAGTGATCCAGCAGAAATAACCGGCGGCGGAAGCGGCACAGCGGTCTTCAACAACGATGGTTCATTGAACACTTTCACATTTGACGACGGCTCTACAACTCTACAGATCAATCCCCGTAAAGTTGGCGATGCGGCAAACTTAAGTGCAGATCTGATAAGCCTTAGTCTTAATGTCGGTGCGAAAGGAGACTTTTCTGGCTTGACACAGATGAGCGGCGCGTCGACAACCGTTTCCGGTCAGCAGGACGGTTACGGGCTCGGCACGCTTACGAGCGAATCGATTGACCAGAACGGTAAGATCATTGGCGAATTCTCAAATGGAACCACAAGGACGCTTGGTGAAGTAATGGTCGCAACTTTCGACAACCCCGGCGGGCTCATCAGAAAGGGCGGAAACTTATACGGAGTCTCTGCGAGTACCGGCAATGCGATAATCGGTGAAGCAGGAACTGCCATACCGGCGCAGGTAGTCAGTGGCTCGCTTGAGCAATCGAACGTCGATCTGGCAACCGAGTTGTCCAACATGATCGTGGCCGAAAGAGGATACCAGGCAAACGCACAGGTGATAACGACAAGCAGCTCGATGCTGAGCGACTTGGTCAATAGTATAAGGTAA
- the flhA gene encoding flagellar biosynthesis protein FlhA: MSAAVERISNSRAFKFVGSNTDLVLAGLVILILSLMIVPLPPFMLDVLISANITFAIVLLMVAMYVTSPLELSAFPGLLLILTLYRLSLNVASARSILSRGYAGEVIHAFGSFVVQGNYVVGVIIFIILATIQFVVIIKGSGRIAEVAARFTLDAMPGKQMSIDADLNSGLINEQEARQRRSRLQREADFFGAMDGASKFVRGDAIAGVVIILVNIIGGFIIGMVQMDLTFQESLARYTLLTIGDGLVTQIPALVISTAAGMVVTRSGSGNQLDVELKAQLFSRPKALYIAGGTLGFFAIIPGLPTVPFLALASLITAAGYMRSQIMAKEPPKAAVEAQAAPKKEEKIESYLQVDPIEVEIGYGLVSMVDEEAGGDLFQRITNLRKQIALELGLMVPPIRVRDNLQLQASQYVIKIRGVQVAEGQLYTDHYLAMSPNMKEDDLPGIFTTDPTFGLPSIWIEKSQRDSAEVLGFTVVEAPAVLTTHLCETLKRNADRILSRQEIKMLLDNLKKEYQALVDEINPEQLPFGTIQKVLQNLLKERIPIRDLVTIIESLLDYSKVTKNTEVLTEYVRHALSETIAALYADHAGVIHAIALDPSVEQILSNSLQTQKEVTTTLGLSPEVTKVINASVASNAERAQTLGYDPIVICSATVRLYFYRLVHVNLPQVSVTSYTELPARTEIDIIGRIVAQ; encoded by the coding sequence ATGTCGGCAGCAGTAGAAAGAATTTCGAACAGTAGAGCGTTTAAGTTTGTCGGAAGCAACACGGACCTTGTCCTTGCGGGTCTGGTGATTCTCATACTTTCCCTTATGATCGTCCCATTGCCACCGTTCATGCTCGATGTCCTGATCTCTGCTAACATAACATTTGCGATCGTCCTTCTTATGGTTGCGATGTACGTTACAAGCCCGCTTGAGCTTTCCGCCTTTCCGGGGCTGCTCCTCATTCTCACTCTTTACCGTTTGTCGTTGAACGTCGCTTCGGCCCGATCGATTCTCAGCCGGGGATATGCCGGTGAAGTCATCCACGCATTCGGATCTTTCGTGGTACAAGGAAATTATGTGGTCGGCGTGATCATATTCATTATTCTCGCGACCATACAGTTTGTGGTTATCATAAAAGGTTCGGGCAGAATAGCTGAGGTGGCGGCAAGATTTACTTTAGATGCGATGCCCGGAAAACAGATGAGCATCGATGCGGATCTGAACTCCGGTCTTATAAATGAACAGGAGGCGAGGCAGCGCCGTTCAAGATTGCAGAGGGAGGCCGACTTCTTTGGAGCGATGGACGGCGCGAGTAAGTTTGTGCGCGGCGATGCGATTGCAGGAGTAGTGATCATTCTCGTGAATATCATAGGTGGATTCATTATCGGAATGGTCCAGATGGATCTGACTTTCCAGGAATCGCTTGCAAGATATACGCTGTTGACGATCGGTGACGGTCTGGTGACACAAATTCCTGCGCTTGTCATTTCCACGGCGGCTGGCATGGTTGTCACAAGAAGTGGATCGGGAAATCAACTCGATGTGGAATTAAAGGCCCAGCTCTTTTCGCGGCCGAAGGCGCTGTACATCGCGGGCGGCACGCTAGGATTTTTCGCGATAATTCCGGGCCTGCCGACCGTACCATTTCTTGCGCTTGCTTCACTCATTACCGCCGCCGGATACATGCGTTCGCAGATTATGGCGAAGGAACCTCCGAAGGCTGCAGTTGAAGCGCAAGCCGCTCCCAAGAAGGAAGAAAAAATTGAATCTTATCTGCAGGTGGATCCTATCGAGGTGGAAATCGGTTACGGCCTGGTCTCCATGGTGGACGAAGAAGCCGGCGGCGATCTCTTCCAGCGGATCACAAATCTCAGAAAGCAAATTGCGCTCGAACTCGGTCTGATGGTTCCGCCGATTCGAGTCCGCGACAATCTTCAATTGCAGGCGAGCCAGTACGTGATCAAAATACGGGGAGTGCAGGTTGCTGAAGGCCAATTATACACCGACCACTATCTTGCAATGAGCCCGAATATGAAAGAAGATGATCTGCCGGGGATTTTCACTACCGATCCGACGTTTGGGTTGCCCTCAATATGGATTGAGAAATCACAGCGCGACAGTGCTGAAGTTCTCGGATTTACAGTCGTGGAAGCTCCGGCAGTCCTTACTACTCATCTGTGCGAAACGCTGAAGAGGAACGCGGACAGAATCCTAAGTCGCCAGGAGATCAAGATGCTCCTTGATAACCTCAAGAAAGAGTACCAGGCGCTCGTCGATGAGATCAATCCGGAGCAGCTGCCATTCGGCACGATCCAAAAAGTTTTGCAGAATCTTTTGAAAGAGCGAATACCGATTCGCGACCTCGTAACTATCATCGAATCGCTGCTGGATTATTCTAAAGTCACGAAGAACACAGAAGTCCTCACCGAGTATGTGAGACACGCACTTTCTGAAACCATCGCAGCGCTCTACGCAGATCATGCCGGAGTAATTCACGCTATCGCGCTCGACCCGAGCGTTGAACAAATTTTATCAAACTCGCTTCAAACACAGAAGGAAGTAACAACTACTCTTGGACTTTCGCCGGAAGTTACCAAAGTCATCAATGCCAGCGTGGCAAGTAATGCGGAGCGTGCGCAAACGCTGGGATATGACCCCATAGTCATCTGCTCCGCAACTGTCCGCTTGTATTTCTACCGGCTCGTCCACGTAAACTTACCGCAGGTTTCCGTAACGTCGTACACGGAACTTCCGGCCCGCACCGAGATTGACATCATCGGAAGGATAGTGGCACAATGA
- the fliQ gene encoding flagellar biosynthesis protein FliQ produces MTEEFVIGIARDAFYTVFIVAAPALLVSVIVGLMISIFQAATSINEMTLTFVPKIIAIGIVCIILLPFMMEKVLDFAKHIFEIIPTLK; encoded by the coding sequence ATGACAGAAGAATTTGTAATTGGAATAGCACGGGACGCTTTTTATACGGTTTTCATAGTGGCCGCACCGGCACTTCTGGTTTCCGTCATCGTCGGCTTAATGATCTCGATCTTCCAGGCTGCAACTTCGATCAATGAGATGACGCTGACGTTCGTTCCGAAAATCATAGCGATCGGAATTGTCTGCATCATTCTTCTTCCTTTCATGATGGAGAAGGTTCTTGATTTCGCTAAACACATATTCGAGATAATTCCGACATTGAAATGA
- the fliO gene encoding flagellar biosynthetic protein FliO, which produces MDWLILKTFLTLVFIIALMFGVLFVVRKYFHARPHFVNNNLKVLTSLHLQPKKAIYLVRVFNKVMLVGVSDNNIATLGEITDSEILNKLETSEAAGHGKGFAEILKGFSLR; this is translated from the coding sequence ATGGACTGGCTCATCTTGAAGACTTTTCTGACCCTTGTTTTTATTATTGCGCTCATGTTCGGAGTTCTGTTTGTCGTTCGGAAATATTTCCACGCCAGACCCCATTTTGTAAATAATAATTTGAAGGTCCTGACCTCTCTCCACCTCCAACCGAAGAAAGCAATTTATCTGGTAAGGGTGTTCAACAAAGTCATGCTGGTTGGCGTAAGCGACAATAATATTGCCACCCTCGGGGAAATAACCGACTCCGAAATATTGAATAAACTTGAAACTTCCGAGGCTGCCGGTCATGGAAAAGGCTTTGCAGAAATCCTGAAAGGGTTTTCGCTCAGATGA
- the fliM gene encoding flagellar motor switch protein FliM, translating to MPEVLSQSEIDSLLAGIGKESPAETKEAVQKEEHEVQGFDFRRPNRVSKNQLRILQAVHETFAELFSFYLASKLQTQVSISVSSVDQLFYSEYQLSIGSPTCLYVFNMENAEGRGVLEFSPTLVFAIVERLLGGGAAEPNRKLRAVTEIEKSLVKTTIDKALSDLQNAWRSISNLKFKLERFESEADFLQIAPASEIVLIVSFDVQIANTGYLMNVCFPTFSLEDIIQRLNLQYVAPLAGGATGQRMKSEATLKNISTTELPVSVILGKSMITLRDLIGLQMGDVIILDSKRDGLLPVKIASRTKFFARVGVHDDHKAVKIVRTASEEEQNGE from the coding sequence ATGCCTGAAGTACTTTCGCAATCAGAAATAGATAGTCTCCTTGCCGGAATCGGGAAAGAATCTCCCGCAGAGACGAAGGAGGCCGTTCAGAAGGAGGAACATGAAGTCCAAGGCTTTGATTTTCGCAGACCGAACCGTGTGTCAAAAAATCAATTGAGGATTCTTCAAGCCGTACATGAGACATTCGCAGAGCTTTTCAGCTTTTACCTCGCTTCGAAACTTCAAACGCAAGTTTCTATTTCAGTAAGCTCCGTTGACCAGCTCTTCTATTCCGAATATCAACTCTCGATCGGCAGTCCTACCTGTCTCTATGTGTTCAACATGGAAAATGCTGAGGGGCGAGGGGTGCTGGAGTTTTCTCCCACGTTGGTTTTTGCGATTGTCGAAAGGCTGCTCGGCGGCGGTGCGGCGGAACCGAACAGAAAACTCCGCGCCGTTACTGAAATTGAGAAGAGCCTGGTGAAAACCACGATAGACAAAGCTCTCTCTGATCTGCAGAATGCCTGGAGGTCTATCAGCAACCTGAAGTTCAAGCTGGAGCGATTCGAGAGCGAAGCAGATTTCCTTCAAATTGCCCCCGCAAGCGAAATAGTCCTCATCGTTTCTTTCGATGTCCAGATTGCGAACACAGGCTACCTCATGAACGTGTGCTTCCCGACGTTTTCTCTGGAGGATATTATCCAGCGGCTGAATTTGCAGTATGTTGCTCCTCTCGCGGGCGGTGCGACCGGACAGAGAATGAAATCAGAGGCAACGTTGAAGAATATTTCCACGACGGAGCTTCCGGTAAGCGTAATTTTGGGAAAATCCATGATAACGCTGCGAGATTTGATCGGGCTCCAGATGGGAGACGTGATAATTCTGGACTCCAAGCGGGACGGCTTGCTCCCGGTGAAGATAGCTTCGCGTACAAAATTTTTTGCGAGAGTCGGCGTCCACGATGATCATAAGGCAGTTAAAATAGTCAGAACGGCTTCCGAAGAGGAACAAAACGGAGAATAA